Within Diospyros lotus cultivar Yz01 chromosome 15, ASM1463336v1, whole genome shotgun sequence, the genomic segment CGACAATTCCAAGTCCCTAATCTTGCTCATCGCCTGGTTGCCCGCCGccctttccttcattttccttcgGACCATTCGGATCATGAAGACCGATCGCCAAACGAATGAAGTCATGGTTTTCTACAATCTTCTGTACATCTCTGTCGGCATCGCTGGGTTGCTCATGCTCAGAATTGTTGTTCAGAATAGGGCCAGCTTCTCCAGGATCGAATATGTCGCCAGCTTCGTAGTTGTGCTGGTTCTTCTCTTCGCGCCGGTTCTTGTTGTCGTGCAAGAACAGCTCAAGACATGGAAGGCCAAGAAACAAGTGTTGGAGGGCTCGAGTTCTCAGGTATAATATAGgtttaattcattcaaaacaatatatacaatgctatatatatattgtttttccTTCTTATAGTACTTCAATTCTCAGGCACAAGTAGTTACTGATCAGAACCCACCGCCACCAACAATGGAACTAGAGCGACCGACTCCGCCTGCCGGAGACCTAAAAAGCCCGAGAACGAGGGATTCTTGCTGGAGCAATGCATTTCGTCCGCCGGACCGAGGAGAGGACTACACCATCCTACAAGCAGTCTTCAGCGTCAACATGATAATTCTCATCGTGGTCACGACATGCGGCGTCGGAGGCACGCTGACAGCGATAGACAACCTCAGCCAGATCGGCCGGTCCCTGGGCTACCCCGCCTCCACCGCCACCACCTTCATCTCCCTCGTGAGCATATGGAAATTTCTCGGTCGGGTCGTCTCCAGCTTCGCCTCCGAAACCTTCCTCTCCAAGTACAAATTCCCTCGCCCCCTGATGTTCTCTCTCGTGCTCCTCCTCTCTTGCTTCGGCCACCTCCTCATTGCCTTCGGCGTGCCCAATTCTCTCTACGTTGCCACCGTGATCATTGGCTTCTCCTTCAGAGCTCAATGGCAGCTGCTCTTCGCCATAATATCggagattttcaaactcaaataccACTCTACCCTGTATAATTTTGGCACCCTAGCAAGCATGGTTGGAATGTGCATTCTCAACGTGAGGGTCGCCGGCCGGCTTTACGACCAGCAAGCTCTGAAGCAAATGGAGGCCAAGGGGCTGAAAAGGCTCGCCGGGAAGGACCTGACGTGCACTGGCGTGGAATGTTACAAGAAGGGTTTCATTGTCATCACTATTGTCACAATGTTTGGGTTCGTTGTCTCGCTAGTTCTGGTGCTTAGAACGAGGAAGTTTTACAGAGGTGATATATACAGGAAGTTCAAAGAGCAGGCCGAGGCGGCGGCGGGGGGATGGGGAGGCGGCAAAGGGGTAGTGCAGCTAAGGGAGGAGGCTTCCGGCAGCACCGTAGCTGGCTTTGCAAGTGCAAACTCTTGACGGCGCCACTGCCGGAATACTTATACCGCCGCCATACATCCCGAAAGAAACGAAAGATGAAGAGTTGTTTTTTCCTTTGCTAGAGTGGTTTTTTCCTTTCCagatttggttttcatttttcgAAGTTCTAACCTTTTGGTTTCTGCTTGCCTTGAAATGAACATGCATTCTTGTTTCCATCACTAAAGAAGAACTTGTGGGATGGAATAGTGTTTGATGCAAAATTGGATTATGTTACTGTAATTTGATTCCttttatcttttccttttatCAAATAAGTAATtctattttaaagttttattttctatttgttatcattttattgtccgattgtaaaattaaaatttgataaattattcaTCTTTACAcgtcaaattttaaaaattcttttcacCAGTTCTCCCTTATggttgaaattattttattttaaggttgtggaaatatttgtttatttatttttttaaagaatatttcttttttttttcttttttcttattgttttagaTAACCTTTTTACATAGGTTTATTGCCAGTTTAACCACTTTAGATTTGGGCTCCTTTTGACTTATTGGGCCGATTAgcaatgtttaaaaataatttggctAAGCCCAACCCAAATCTTTTAATTCTGAATAGGTCTAACTTAAAATCAACCCCTCATTGTAAATATTTTGGGTCTACTGAGGTCTACTAGGGCTCATTTTAAAACACTTGGACCTACTTTGAActcaattcatttttcaattatttttgggCCTTTCAAGCCCTTAAGcccatttgaagaaaaaaaatccttttGGGCCTATCAAGTCTACCATCTTTTCTATGCCTTAACCAATGAAAGGACATTCTCTTCACAATTAGGACACAATTAATCCCTACTTTTGTTTATGGGCGGGTGTTAAGACTCAGTGCATAAGCTTTAACTGAAAGGATGTGTATGTGTAACGATTGTATGCATTAACGCTTAGCAGTAGAtgcaaaaagattaaaaataaataaataaataaactttttaaaaaaactataaatgaGTGACAGTGAAAACGGATCgttatataataaaatcatacattATGAAAATGTAATAAAAGGGAATTTTTACCTCAGGTTCAAAGAATATGCCAGTTGCTTCCGTTGCATATCAGACCCGAACACGTCGGTCTCCCGTTTGAGCACACGTGATCTATCGCTTACCGGTTCACCAAGCTACCTCCTGGTCTAACTCCTAGAACCATAGGCTGCCCTATAATCCTTTGCTAGACCTGTGGTAGGATCGTCTCAAACTTGGAACCCTTCACTAGACCTGTGCTAGGACCGTCTCAAACGAAGGTAAAAGGGAGCTAAGACCGTTCTTTCAAAAGGACTATCCATGTCATGATCCTGATGGGGGATAGAGTAAAGAGACTGTAGTTGTAATTCTACCACGCGCGACTATTGTCGGACAGCTGCCGGCAACTCTTGCCGTCACAGTTGTTGGAATCGCCGGAGAACGAACCACAACCACCACAGACTGCCTGCTAAAAAACACTGCCGACCACCGGCAACTCTTGCCACGCCGGAGACACTGTTCAGTGGCTGCCCCCGTCGGGCGGCGAAGAAGAGGCAACGGCTGAAGAGGAAaggggagaaagaaagagagagagagagagagagagagaggagagaggagaagagaagagaaat encodes:
- the LOC127792282 gene encoding uncharacterized protein LOC127792282, coding for MKSFGLHVLTGRWFMVFATLLIMSIAGATYTVCLNSSHIKSSLGYDQTTLNLLSFFKDLGGNVGLLSGLIHGVTPPWVELLIGVAMNFSGYFMIWLAFTGKLAKPSVWQMCLYIWVGANSHSFFNNGALVTCVKNFPESEEIVLGLLKSFVELSGAIVTQLYHAIYGDNSKSLILLIAWLPAALSFIFLRTIRIMKTDRQTNEVMVFYNLLYISVGIAGLLMLRIVVQNRASFSRIEYVASFVVVLVLLFAPVLVVVQEQLKTWKAKKQVLEGSSSQAQVVTDQNPPPPTMELERPTPPAGDLKSPRTRDSCWSNAFRPPDRGEDYTILQAVFSVNMIILIVVTTCGVGGTLTAIDNLSQIGRSLGYPASTATTFISLVSIWKFLGRVVSSFASETFLSKYKFPRPLMFSLVLLLSCFGHLLIAFGVPNSLYVATVIIGFSFRAQWQLLFAIISEIFKLKYHSTLYNFGTLASMVGMCILNVRVAGRLYDQQALKQMEAKGLKRLAGKDLTCTGVECYKKGFIVITIVTMFGFVVSLVLVLRTRKFYRGDIYRKFKEQAEAAAGGWGGGKGVVQLREEASGSTVAGFASANS